In Streptomyces rapamycinicus NRRL 5491, the genomic stretch ACTGACTTCGGCGTTTTGGGGTCTGGATTTGCGTCGGGACCGGTGACGCGGTCTGTCCGGGCTGGTACGCCGGAGGCATGCGGTATCCGGACGGGGGCGGGCTGACCGCCGAGCAGCGCAGGCGCAGGGAAGAAGTACGGATGCGGGCCGTCGACCTCTTCGAGGAGGGCATGGAAGTCCCGTGGATTGCCCGGGAGTTACGGGTGAGTGAGAAGTCGGTCTATCGGTGGCGCCGCACCTGGAGGACGGGCGGGCGCGAGGCGCTGCGTTCCCAAGGCCCCTCTGGCTACAACTGTCGGCTTGGCCCCCGGCTGCAGGCCAAGCTCGCGATGTGGCTGGATGAGGGGCCGGCCGCGCATGGCTGGGCGGACGACCAGGTGTGGACCGCAGCAAGGGTGCGCACGCTGATCGGGCGGAAGTTCCACATCTCCTACAGCGTCTCCGGGGTGACCCGGCTGCTGCACCGGATGGGCTACAGCGTGCAGATGCCGGCCCGGCCCGCCACCGAACGTGACGAGGACGCGATCACCGCATGGCGGGAGGCGACCTGGCGGGAGGTAAAACCCTCCGGGCGGCGACCGGCGCGTTCATCTGCTTCGAGGACGAAGCGGGTGTGACCGGCCGGCCGCCCAAGGGCCGCACCTGGGGCCGGCGCGGCATCACCCCGAGGGTCAAGGCGTCCGGCCGCAGCCGGGGACGGCTCTCGGTGGCCGGGCTGCTGTGCTTCCGGCCGGGCCTGCCCACCCGTCTGTGCTACCGGCTGCGCCGGCATACCGGCCGCAAGGGCGAGCGTCGCTCGCTGGGCGAGAGCGACTACATCCGCCTGCTCGATGGCGCCCACCAATTGCTGAAGGCCCCACTGATCGTGGTGTGGGACCGGCTGAGCACCCACATTTCCAAGACCATGAAGGCACTCGTTGCCGAGCGGCACTGGCTGACAGTGGTTCTGCTGCCCGGGTATGCGCCCGACCTCAACCCGGTGGAGGGCCTTTGGGCACACATCAAGCGGAGCCTGGCCAACCTGGCCGCCCGCACCCTCAGCGAGTTGGAGACTCTGCTCCGCAGGCGGCTCAAGGCGCTGCAGTACCGGCACGGCATCCTCGGCGGATTCCTCGCCGGGACGGGGCTCGCTCTCGACAGACCGGACGGACCCTAATACTCCGAAGTCAGTAATCGGCGTGTGGGGCGGGCGTAGCGACGGTCTCGGTGTTCTCCAGGACAACTG encodes the following:
- a CDS encoding IS630 family transposase (programmed frameshift); the encoded protein is MRYPDGGGLTAEQRRRREEVRMRAVDLFEEGMEVPWIARELRVSEKSVYRWRRTWRTGGREALRSQGPSGYNCRLGPRLQAKLAMWLDEGPAAHGWADDQVWTAARVRTLIGRKFHISYSVSGVTRLLHRMGYSVQMPARPATERDEDAITAWREATWREGKTLRAATGAFICFEDEAGVTGRPPKGRTWGRRGITPRVKASGRSRGRLSVAGLLCFRPGLPTRLCYRLRRHTGRKGERRSLGESDYIRLLDGAHQLLKAPLIVVWDRLSTHISKTMKALVAERHWLTVVLLPGYAPDLNPVEGLWAHIKRSLANLAARTLSELETLLRRRLKALQYRHGILGGFLAGTGLALDRPDGP